A part of Miscanthus floridulus cultivar M001 chromosome 6, ASM1932011v1, whole genome shotgun sequence genomic DNA contains:
- the LOC136459832 gene encoding heavy metal-associated isoprenylated plant protein 35-like, whose amino-acid sequence MASETIECQDVVLRVSIHCQGCKKKVKKVLQNISGVYRCEIDARSNKVVATVSTKLDPYMLVAKLRKSGKQAELWPEQPPPPPPAAESQTQEPKNNQPDEPSKPSEPAEKRGADTADAAATEPSNPPEPKQSTGEAPNPAQGSKENASADDAGDDTAAAPAQHGPSEAKGKAKAMQQPEMERQPVDARVTVEYDRGVPGYVNRMPVPPPAVMSYNQVRPSVSASYYAPAPAPAPAAPAPSPMPMARPGPSQGYIDEHYTPSYYNSNYNRSPAYEPEPYYYSPPQPAPYSYQYQYQYQPASSSEDYYYSAPPQRSAFSPPRDGYGDMFNDENASSCTVM is encoded by the exons ATGGCCTCAGAGACTATAGAGTGCCAG GATGTGGTGCTGAGGGTGTCCATTCACTGCCAAGGATgcaagaagaaggtgaagaaaGTGCTCCAGAACATCAGTG GCGTGTACCGATGCGAAATCGATGCCCGGAGCAACAAGGTCGTGGCGACGGTCTCGACGAAGCTCGACCCCTACATGCTCGTCGCCAAGCTGCGCAAGTCCGGCAAGCAGGCGGAGCTATGGCCGGAgcagccgccaccaccaccaccggcagcTGAGAGCCAAACTCAGGAGCCCAAGAACAACCAGCCTGACGAGCCGAGCAAACCCAGCGAACCTGCCGAGAAGCGCGGCGCCGACACAGCCGACGCCGCCGCGACAGAGCCGAGCAACCCTCCGGAGCCCAAGCAGAGCACCGGCGAGGCCCCGAATCCGGCTCAGGGCAGCAAAGAAAATGCCAGCGCTGACGACGCCGGCGATGACACCGCGGCGGCACCGGCGCAGCATGGACCCAGCGAGGCGAAGGGGAAAGCGAAAGCGATGCAGCAGCCGGAGATGGAGAGGCAGCCGGTGGACGCCAGAGTGACTGTAGAGTACGACCGAGGCGTCCCGGGCTACGTGAACCGCATGCCGGTGCCGCCGCCGGCGGTCATGAGCTACAACCAGGTGCGGCCGAGCGTGAGCGCGTCCTActacgcccccgcccccgccccagcACCAGCGGCGCCGGCACCGTCACCAATGCCGATGGCGAGGCCGGGGCCGTCGCAGGGCTACATCGACGAACACTACACGCCGTCCTACTATAACAGCAACTACAACCGGTCGCCGGCGTACGAGCCCGAGCCGTACTACTACAGCCCTCCGCAGCCGGCGCCGTATAGCTACCAGTACCAGTACCAGTACCAGCCGGCTTCTTCGTCGGAGGATTACTACTACAGCGCGCCACCGCAGAGGAGCGCCTTCTCGCCGCCGCGGGACGGCTACGGCGACATGTTCAACGACGAGAACGCCAGTTCTTGCACCGTCATGTGA